One part of the Scatophagus argus isolate fScaArg1 chromosome 12, fScaArg1.pri, whole genome shotgun sequence genome encodes these proteins:
- the LOC124068155 gene encoding insulin-like encodes MARIPWVVSMLLLLVLCSPGVSSAPAQHLCGSHLVDALYFVCGERGFFYSPNRPHKRDLEHLLGFLSKRARQEQRLWRILSGHDEPKVKRGIVEQCCHKPCSIYHLEGYCN; translated from the exons ATGGCCAGGATACCATGGGTGGTGTCCATGCTGTTACTGCTGGTGCTCTGCTCCCCAGGGGTGTCCTCAGCCCCCGCCCAGCACTTGTGTGGCTCCCACCTGGTGGATGCCCTCTACTTTGTATGTGGAGAACGAGGCTTTTTCTACAGTCCAAACCGACCCCACAAACGGGATCTGGAACATCTGCTTG GGTTCCTGTCTAAAAGAGCCAGACAGGAGCAGCGGCTGTGGAGGATTCTGTCTGGCCACGATGAGCCCAAGGTCAAGAGAGGCATCGTGGAGCAGTGCTGCCATAAGCCATGCAGCATTTACCACCTGGAGGGCTACTGCAACTGA